In the genome of Tsukamurella paurometabola DSM 20162, the window CGGGATCTGCCACTTGGCGAACCTGCCGGCGAGGTGCTCACGGAGCTCGGCCACGGTCACCGTGTGTCCAGGTTGCAGGACCACCGCGACGAGGGGGCGCTCGTCCCATTTCGGGTCGGGCACACCGATGGCGACGGCCTCGAGTACGGACGGGTGCGCCATGACCTCGTTCTCGAGATCGACGGAGCTGATCCATTCGCCGCCGGATTTGATGACGTCCTTGGACCGGTCGACGAGAGTCACGTAGCCGTCGGCGGAGAGCTTGCCGATGTCGCCGGTGCGCAGCCAGCCGTTCTCGAACTTCTCCGGTCCCACGGGCTCGGCACCGTCGGGGCTGTAATAGCGGCCCGTGATCCAGGGGCCCCGGACCTGAACCTCGCCGAGCGATTCCCCGTCATTGGGAACGGGCTCGCCCAGATCGTCGACGAGGCGACCCTCGACGCCGGGAAGGAAGCGGCCCTGCGTATTCCGGTACGCCCACGCGTCGTCGCCGGTGACACCGACCGGTGGCCAGGCGATGGACGCGATCGGCGAGGTCTCGGTCATCCCCCAGGCCTGCACCATCTGCACGCCGTGCTTGTCCTGGAGCGTCTTGGCCAGACTCAGCGGGACCGCCGAACCACCACAGGCGATGTGGCGCAGGTGACTGATGTCCTGGGGGTGCGAGGCGAGATGATTGACGATCCCGATCCATACCGCCGGGACGGCGGCCGATACCGTAGGACGTTCCTCGGCGAGAAGGCGCGTCATCGGTTCGGGTTGCAGATACCGGTCCGGCAGGATCAGCGAGGCACCGGACATGAGAGCACCGAACGGCGTACCCCAGCTCATGGCGTGGAACATCGGGACGATCGGGAGCACGGTGTCGTTCGGACCGAGGCCGAGACCGTAGCTCGCGCACACCGAGGTGGAATGCAGCCAGATACTGCGATGGCTGTACATGACGCCCTTGGGATCACCGGTGGTGCCCGAGGTGTAACAGGCTGCGGCGGCCGCTCGTTCGTCGATATCGGGCCAGTCGTAGGTATCGGGCTGGGCGTCGAGCAGGTCGCGGTAGGCGTGCACCTGTACGCCCGAAGGTGCCTCGACCGCGCCGGTATCGCCGTCGACCACCACGATGTGTTTGATCGTGGTCATACCGTCGAGCGCCGCGTTGAGCTGCGGGATCAGGCTGCCGTCGGTGATGAGCACCTGGTCTTCGGCGTGGTTGGCGATGTAAGTGATCTGGTTCGGGAACAGCCGGATGTTCACGGTGTGCAGGACGGCGCCCATCGCGGGGATCGCGGCGTAGGCGGTCATGTGCTCGTTGTTGTTCCATTGGAAGGTGCCCACCCGGTCGCCCGGCTGCACGCCGAGTGCTTTCAGCGCGTTGGCAAGTCGCGCCGCCTCGCGGCCGAGCTCGCCGAAGCTCATCCGGGTGGTCTTCTCGGGTGTCCAGGTCGCGACCTCGGAGGTGTCCGCGTACCACGTGGTGGCGTGTTTGAGCAGTGTCGCGAGCGACAACTGCTCGTCTTGCATCGTGGACTGTAGGGGCAGGATCCGCTCGGCCATGCGACATGCGTACCGCATGTCCGACGGTGCGCGGTCCGGTTTCGCGGAGCTGGTGGCCGCCCGCATGTCACCAATGCGGGTCGCTCGATGCCCGGTCAGTCCGCTCGTCCTATCAGGCACCCACTGGCGACGCAGGAAACTTCGCTACTCGGCGCCGCTCGAAAGCCGATGTACGTTGCTTGTTTCGCGTCCCCTTGGGCAGGATCAGCTTCTGACCACGGAAGGACCAGTACTCGGTTCCTTCGAGCGACGAATCCACGACCACACGCAGGTCGGCGTCGATACCCAACAGCGCGGCATCGAACAATCGATGAATGTCTGCGCGCATGAGCACACCGTTCCACGAGTCGTTGATATTGAGGTCGCGAACTTCGACGAGGTGCGCGGCTTCCACGGCGGCTTCGACTGCGCATCCGCTCACGACGCATCTCCCACTGAATTCCTTGATGAGATCCTCTCTCAGGCGTCCCTGTCCACTTCTATCAATCCGCTTCACAAGCACGTATCTCTGTTCAGCGGCGGCGTCCTCGATAGACCAACCGCTCTGAGGAAGGTTCACGTCGACGTGTTCCGTCGCAGCGAAACATCTGCGGAGGTACTGCTCGCCCTCTGCTGTCGCCGCCGGGAAAGCCTGATGGAAGTACGAGGTCTGGGTAGCGCCAAACCCCAGCGCGACCAAGAGGTCCGCCGCCGTGGGGCGCTCCAAGGGACTCAACGAATACGGCTCGAAGTCGAACCTGGCCTGGTACTCCTGGTTACCCGCCCACTGAGGCTGGACGTCCGCTAACCGAGTGCCGTCTGCTCGGACGATCGGGCGAGAATCCGAAGTCGCAAACCCGGCTCCGATGAGCGACCCACCCTGTGTGAGCCAGAAGTAGACCTCATCTCCCTGCTTGATTTCCTTGGAAACCGTAAGGTCCCAATACCCCTTCTCGACTCCGTAAGCCAGGTTGTCCGGATATTTTGACGATACTGGAACAATCCACGCCGTCATCGCCCATGCGCCTTCCCAGGTTCGCATCGGGTAGAGGCGTGTCCTGTACGGAAGCCTGTCGGGCCGAGCTCGTGCTATTCGGTAGTTACATCGGTTGCACGAAGCGCGTGAGCGCCTCGCGAGTCTCTTCATCGGTGGAGTAGAGAACGGTTCCAGACATCCCGCGGGTGAGCAGAACCTTGTACGTATTGCGGATCAAGAGATCGAACCGCGGATCCGAGAGACCCTTCTTCGACTTCAGGCTCGGATCCTTGTTCTGATCACGCTGGACAACGAATCGCCCATCACGCCAAACGAAGTCGGGGCCTAGGATTACGCCGCTGTAGTCGTACTCGAATCCCTGCGCGGTGTATACACACCCCACCTGCCCGAATCCGCCGTCGTCGGTCGCCCAGAGCTGCGAGGGCGGCGCGTCACCGATGCGGCGATCGGATTTGGAGTTCCACGGGCGGGCCCAGTCACCGATCTCGACGTCTGGGACCAGAGTCTTCTCGGGTGTCGGGTCGCTCCACGACCAGCAGTAGCCTGCTGTCATCCGGGCTGAGTAGCCCTCCGCGCGTTTGTCGTCGAGCATTCGTTCGAGATCCCATGGCGTCTCGGCAACCCGGACGTCGAAGCCTTCGTCTCCGGTCCACGTCCACGCCTTCTTCTCTGACAGACCCACCAGGTCGAGGACCCACTCGACGTACCGCTCGCTTCCGCCGCAACGGAACTGGTCATCCAAGTGGATATGTATCGTCTCGAGTCCGAGCGATGCGGCGTAGGCACGGATCTGTGGAAGAGAACCCAACTCCCCAGGGCGGACCACCTGGTGCTCGTCCAAGAGGAACAGCGGAACCCGCGCGGCGGCGATCAGCTCATCGACTTGGGGTCTGCCAGTCCTGTTCATCGCTTTGGTGAACCGGTTCGCAGAAGTCTCCCGGATCCTGTGCGCCTCGTCGAGAATCAGCACGTCGAGGCCGTTCCGCTCTGCAGCGACGAACTGATTGAAGTACTTGAACATCGCCTTGACACGCGGCGCGCGTTCACCCGCCACCTGCCGCAGGGTCGTAGTGAAGGAACGAGATCCCGTGGCGTGCAGTACCGTCCGCCCTTGCCGAGCGAGGTCACCGAGCAAAGCGAGAGCGATTGCGCTCTTGCCACTACCGGGGCCACCGGTCACGACTATCACTCGCTTCGTATCAGCTGCGCGCGCTCGTTCCACATCGTGCAGCACCAAGTCAACAGCGAGCTTCTGATTCCCCAGCAGGTGAAAGACCTGGCGCTCGCGTACCTCTTCCGCCGCGACTGCCAGGAGCTGCTGTGACGGCGCCGCCGGGGAGTTCAACAACGCATCGGCCGCTGGCCCTGGGTGAGCATCCGGGGCGAGCCGAGTGCGCAGAAAGTCAAGCAGCCGGTCCGTCTCGGCACCGGTGAACATTCGGCCCGCATTCGTCACCGGGAAGTCGATCAGGTCCTCGATCGCACCCCGCTGTGTCACATTGTGCAGATACGCGACACCCGCCAGCGGATCCTCCTGGTCGCGAAGCGAGCGCGCGAAGTCACCGATGTACTGGCAGTAGCCGGCCACCTGTGCGACCGGGTGCAAAACCGGACCGCCCAGGTGCGGCACGCTCACCATTCGAATGTCACCCTCAAACGCGGTAGCGGACGACCACTGCTTCAACTCGACCACGACATAGGACGGTTCGCCGGTGTGCGGATGGATGCCTGCGAGCACGACGTCAGCGCGGCGGGATGAGAGGGGAAGCTTGTACTCGATGAGCATCTCGACGCCACCGAGTCCGCCCTGCCGGAGGTCTGCGGCCAGCTTGGGCAGGCTATTCGACCAGGAACGCTGCTCCGCCTCGGCGACTGTCACTCCACGTTCGAACAACATGCGCTCCAGCAAGCTCTCCACGAGTGACTGCGAGGTGTACTCCTCCAACAGTCGGTTCGCGGTGACCCGCAGCAACGTCACGCAACATCCCCCTGAACAGCACGAATAATCGTGCGGAGGGGATCTGCCCTGAGCGAGAGTTCCGTCGAACCGCTGACCAGACGATACCGAACGGGCCGACCATTGA includes:
- a CDS encoding fatty acid--CoA ligase; the encoded protein is MAERILPLQSTMQDEQLSLATLLKHATTWYADTSEVATWTPEKTTRMSFGELGREAARLANALKALGVQPGDRVGTFQWNNNEHMTAYAAIPAMGAVLHTVNIRLFPNQITYIANHAEDQVLITDGSLIPQLNAALDGMTTIKHIVVVDGDTGAVEAPSGVQVHAYRDLLDAQPDTYDWPDIDERAAAAACYTSGTTGDPKGVMYSHRSIWLHSTSVCASYGLGLGPNDTVLPIVPMFHAMSWGTPFGALMSGASLILPDRYLQPEPMTRLLAEERPTVSAAVPAVWIGIVNHLASHPQDISHLRHIACGGSAVPLSLAKTLQDKHGVQMVQAWGMTETSPIASIAWPPVGVTGDDAWAYRNTQGRFLPGVEGRLVDDLGEPVPNDGESLGEVQVRGPWITGRYYSPDGAEPVGPEKFENGWLRTGDIGKLSADGYVTLVDRSKDVIKSGGEWISSVDLENEVMAHPSVLEAVAIGVPDPKWDERPLVAVVLQPGHTVTVAELREHLAGRFAKWQIPDNWSFIAEVPKTSVGKFDKKVLRAQHADGDLDVLTD
- a CDS encoding HNH endonuclease signature motif containing protein, which produces MTAWIVPVSSKYPDNLAYGVEKGYWDLTVSKEIKQGDEVYFWLTQGGSLIGAGFATSDSRPIVRADGTRLADVQPQWAGNQEYQARFDFEPYSLSPLERPTAADLLVALGFGATQTSYFHQAFPAATAEGEQYLRRCFAATEHVDVNLPQSGWSIEDAAAEQRYVLVKRIDRSGQGRLREDLIKEFSGRCVVSGCAVEAAVEAAHLVEVRDLNINDSWNGVLMRADIHRLFDAALLGIDADLRVVVDSSLEGTEYWSFRGQKLILPKGTRNKQRTSAFERRRVAKFPASPVGA
- a CDS encoding DUF2075 domain-containing protein, producing MTLLRVTANRLLEEYTSQSLVESLLERMLFERGVTVAEAEQRSWSNSLPKLAADLRQGGLGGVEMLIEYKLPLSSRRADVVLAGIHPHTGEPSYVVVELKQWSSATAFEGDIRMVSVPHLGGPVLHPVAQVAGYCQYIGDFARSLRDQEDPLAGVAYLHNVTQRGAIEDLIDFPVTNAGRMFTGAETDRLLDFLRTRLAPDAHPGPAADALLNSPAAPSQQLLAVAAEEVRERQVFHLLGNQKLAVDLVLHDVERARAADTKRVIVVTGGPGSGKSAIALALLGDLARQGRTVLHATGSRSFTTTLRQVAGERAPRVKAMFKYFNQFVAAERNGLDVLILDEAHRIRETSANRFTKAMNRTGRPQVDELIAAARVPLFLLDEHQVVRPGELGSLPQIRAYAASLGLETIHIHLDDQFRCGGSERYVEWVLDLVGLSEKKAWTWTGDEGFDVRVAETPWDLERMLDDKRAEGYSARMTAGYCWSWSDPTPEKTLVPDVEIGDWARPWNSKSDRRIGDAPPSQLWATDDGGFGQVGCVYTAQGFEYDYSGVILGPDFVWRDGRFVVQRDQNKDPSLKSKKGLSDPRFDLLIRNTYKVLLTRGMSGTVLYSTDEETREALTRFVQPM